A part of Tigriopus californicus strain San Diego chromosome 10, Tcal_SD_v2.1, whole genome shotgun sequence genomic DNA contains:
- the LOC131889562 gene encoding coiled-coil domain-containing protein 43-like: MFFXSDDDVYVPYILGMLEDEEDPEEIAEGIQSILAGISDNVDQIQAMSRDIQAHWRQTQNAAPPPTSSSEITDKKMRDLSAQLASIAASKTAAYTAARNTGSGHLDVDQSVKAAILAQYAGRVEDSSGEEDEDDDGDAADDHVMRNTNAEVVARAEAEKREKCRAAAMAKKEKDAEDRERQKTMAEDRKKKAQDKAAKGERRK; encoded by the coding sequence ATGTTTTTTGANTCGGATGACGACGTCTATGTCCCCTACATCTTGGGCATGctcgaggacgaggaggacccCGAGGAAATAGCCGAGGGCATCCAATCGATTCTGGCCGGAATCTCCGACAATGTCGACCAAATCCAGGCCATGAGCCGGGACATCCAAGCCCATTGGAGGCAGACGCAAAATGCGGCGCCTCCGCCCACTTCCAGCTCGGAGATCACTGACAAAAAGATGCGGGATCTGAGTGCTCAGTTGGCATCGATTGCCGCGTCCAAAACCGCGGCCTACACGGCCGCTCGAAACACGGGGTCTGGCCATTTGGACGTGGATCAATCGGTGAAAGCGGCCATTCTGGCCCAATATGCGGGTCGCGTGGAAGATAGCTCGGgcgaggaggacgaggatgatgatggagaTGCGGCGGACGACCATGTGATGCGCAATACGAATGCCGAGGTCGTGGCTCGCGCAGAGGCCGAGAAACGGGAAAAATGTCGAGCCGCAGCCatggccaagaaagaaaaggacgCCGAGGATCGGGAAAGGCAGAAGACCATGGCCGAAGACCGGAAGAAGAAGGCCCAAGACAAGGCGGCCAAGGGCGAACGACGAAAATGA
- the LOC131889733 gene encoding 6-phosphogluconolactonase-like translates to MSGHELLTFLVSGYSVGFALVNLHLATKKLQTAPQSPVEGDENLTFSVYDANSSTVFAIHEVDQHPETNGSDGALSAWQWKPEESSLTRQQIVSSQGQGPAHVAQNPTNGQLWVSNYGAGTLAVYSTRQGQIKDLLLHVKVPQGSQVNSDRQMAAHIHGAFFFREFAYVVDLGSDAIYTYRMTGPDAVQEVDRVGYSSQPGSGPRHLAIDEAHERAYLLNELKNTVEVLSINTTSGGLSRLAIVNYQIPNATQGVQQYGAGIHVHPNGKFLYLSNRGDGAIVVYSIQPAAKNYLKLEQTFKTQGTWPRSFTITQDGHFMLVPDQFLDVIELLSVDPASGQLSLLDSMPTIKAPAIVTQLN, encoded by the exons ATGTCCGGTCACGAGTTGCTCACATTCCTAGTTTCGGGTTATTCCGTGGGCTTTGCCCTGGTCAACCTTCATCTGGCTACCAAGAAACTCCAGACCGCCCCCCAGTCGCCGGTGGAAGGCGATGAGAACCTGACCTTCAGCGTCTATGACGCCAATTCATCGACGGTTTTTGCCATCCATGAAGTGGACCAACATCCGGAAACGAATGGATCCGATGGGGCCCTATCGGCTTGGCAATGGAAACCCGAGGAGTCGAGCCTTACCCGTCAACAG ATCGTCTCGTCCCAAGGACAAGGTCCGGCTCATGTGGCCCAAAATCCCACCAATGGACAGCTCTGGGTCAGTAACTACGGGGCGGGCACGTTAGCCGTTTATTCGACACGCCAGGGTCAAATTAAGGATCTACTTCTGCATGTCAAAGTACCGCAAGGCAGTCAGGTCAATTCGGATCGGCAAATGGCGGCCCACATTCATGGAGCTTTTTTCTTTCGCGAATTTGCTTACGTGGTGGACTTGGGCAGCGATGCGATCTACACCTACCGAATGACGGGCCCCGATGCCGTCCAGGAGGTGGACCGAGTGGGTTACTCTAGCCAGCCCGGATCGGGACCGCGACATTTGGCGATTGACGAGGCCCACGAGCGAGCCTATTTattaaatgaattgaagaatACCGTTGAAGTGTTAAGCATCAATACCACTTCGGGCGGGCTAAGCCGCTTGGCTATCGTCAACTACCAAATTCCGAATGCGACCCAGGGTGTTCAACAATACGGAGCTGGTATCCACGTTCATCCAAACGGGAAGTTTCTTTACCTGAGCAATCGTGGCGACGGGGCTATCGTGGTCTACTCGATTCAACCCGCCGCAAAGAATTACCTGAAGTTGGAGCAGACCTTCAAGACCCAAGGCACTTGGCCGCGTTCCTTCACCATCACCCAGGACGGCCATTTCATGCTGGTGCCTGACCAATTCCTGGACGTCATTGAACTATTGTCCGTGGATCCCGCCTCAGGTCAATTGTCCTTGTTGGACTCGATGCCCACGATCAAAGCTCCGGCCATTGTTACCCAACTCAACTAA
- the LOC131889736 gene encoding coiled-coil domain-containing protein 43-like, producing MTTTFEIWLREKLTAELEIASDDDVYVPYILGMLEDEEDLEEIAEGIQSILAGISDNVDQIQAMSRDIQAHWRQTQNAAPPPTSSSEITDKKMRDLSAQLASIAASKTAAYTAARNTGSGHLDVDQSVKAAILAQYAGRVEDSSGEEDEDDDGDAADDHVMRNTNAEVVARAEAEKREKCRAAAMAKKEKDAEDRERQKTMAEDRKKKAQDKAAKGERRK from the coding sequence ATGACCACGACCTTTGAGATCTGGCTTCGCGAGAAGCTGACCGCCGAGCTCGAGATTGCTTCGGATGACGACGTCTATGTCCCCTACATCTTGGGCATGctcgaggacgaggaggacctCGAGGAAATAGCCGAGGGCATCCAATCGATTCTGGCCGGAATCTCCGACAATGTCGACCAAATCCAGGCCATGAGCCGGGACATCCAAGCCCATTGGAGGCAGACGCAAAATGCGGCGCCTCCGCCCACTTCCAGCTCGGAGATCACTGACAAAAAGATGCGGGATCTGAGTGCTCAGTTGGCATCGATTGCCGCGTCCAAAACCGCGGCCTACACGGCCGCTCGAAACACGGGGTCTGGCCATTTGGACGTGGATCAATCGGTGAAAGCGGCCATTCTGGCCCAATATGCGGGTCGCGTGGAAGATAGCTCGGgcgaggaggacgaggatgatgatggagaTGCGGCGGACGACCATGTGATGCGCAATACGAATGCCGAGGTCGTGGCTCGCGCAGAGGCCGAGAAACGGGAAAAATGTCGAGCCGCAGCCatggccaagaaagaaaaggacgCCGAGGATCGGGAAAGGCAGAAGACCATGGCCGAAGACCGGAAGAAGAAGGCCCAAGACAAGGCGGCCAAGGGCGAACGACGAAAATGA
- the LOC131889723 gene encoding uncharacterized protein LOC131889723 isoform X2, with the protein MPSFNVGMACTSAQTSSNSNGNGNGGGGGVSKGKGSHGGRIESPDNDSAFSDNASMLSSESSSSGMSGSKKGAGIGGVQPQLQSLHQQPTQASLVAENKKLEDGCGLTKAKQINLALEKLTTAELESGCGALGGGPFHSLPGAGDAAKKLFVKFFCADGSTKSILVDGAMCVGDILDILIEKNHVQPEPSWGLVEHIPELYMERCLEDHENMFAILGLWRPEAKNKILFVPRTERYDLFRRPERYLLGIGPRQKSSQEKWDQDARQSLLHEVFFQDQDLPHSSNNGDPNGSAEIEGPLWIKSEGKKTWKKYYFILRQSGLYHVARGKKPIPCPEKDLIPVVPSFGPCQVYQGVGWKKKFKSPTDFTLAVKPPHIQVKSPKHIRYICAESEIVLQQWYTMIRILKNKKQMLENYNLALAKMQIGTGKEELRQELLLQKATGLASHFQDPGTYSQQQNDPINPRNVTGDSRLTASGSHGGSNSEQNSFLAEDQLSDTCCHAQRQLDGSLTSTNGTSSSGGSMPSSSNTSISSGCVSETSSVSENGFDADFHDGGTIKRKPGNAHGYMSAAANFSMDEDDDDDDPDGEDRTTPTPGLNQGSGFIEMGEAMRRPNLSNMSKEGSLPPPPKLEDLRSMPTANIPLTPTLSNLQRSGSDMSLNSLPPPPEELKFPLRYPLGASGVINSHHLILPQASVPGSSDPIAGNLFKGSQFSNFSLPPFNTPTSIIRPMSSTTGPSCTSQTVPHQFPYLQPQAGSAAVYGSPISHPPHAAAVAAKAEAAVRSVTSSCQPLGLPLPQTNLHAHQVRDHMATSVSTSTYMVRTSDPPSSSTSHSAIPTSGAFMLQQSQRNFGEATNHSLQSQIGAANGVAPRLLPSTSLSSQGLVPTSTIQSHYGGPGFVGGQPNSMASGAGGMMVHPTHAYSAQPQGTRSDGNDGEEATRDQLYPCGVFRAVHPSRNPLMLDQEIYPSQPLCHHEQPIPVNANSTMGSQPSQMDLLKRLPNSAPPKPFNGGPVNSTQPQALHENFMASTTQRLNEWNQAYSQQAHMASQNPASVSYRRKRITFDEVVLHINLNSSEPLKSAPNSSGAPDPNPEPTTSWLHVSGEPFPTPCSSVRNPHPGRLFEAESQQAKDTPPRAFLNDLQRVMKKKWSVAQRFHHTTPQPNSTKGPATVLKNKEEIEAEQEQAERFANHYNERDVSKWILQSLKHSHIQETDMSQDLMDCHLSSKPQSQVRLVDANNALCRRGPLEGSPSLTAACPSSVPPSNASLALAHQQRPKIYNGRSVPNCFPPTSIAAPSQTPLPPFSNLSTPTPNQYYMINNNTVPNLAVDDNSMYGTQHLMPSSTTPSMGQSPALARPNALVLGKMPPAPPRRSMKTHLTSPR; encoded by the exons ATGCCATCATTCAATGTGGGAATGGCATGCACTTCGGCCCAAACATCTTCCAATAGCAATGGTAATGGcaatggaggaggaggaggtgtgAGCAAAGGAAAAGGATCTCATGGAGGGAGGATCGAAAGCCCTGACAATGATTCAGCCTTCTCCGATAACGCATCCATGCTCTCTAGTGAGAGCTCCTCGAGCGGGATGTCGGGTTCCAAAAAGGGAGCAGGAATAGGGGGAGTTCAGCCGCAATTGCAAAGTCTCCACCAACAGCCGACACAGGCTTCCTTGGTGGCCGAGAATAAGAAG CTGGAGGACGGCTGCGGTTTGACCAAAGCCAAGCAGATTAACCTCGCCTTGGAAAAGTTGACGACGGCTGAATTGGAATCTGGATGTGGAGCCTTGGGAGGCGGTCCATTCCATTCATTGCCCGGAGCAGGAGATGCAGCGAAGAAACTTTTCGTCAAGTTCTTCTGTGCTGACGGGTCCACCAAGTCAATTTTGGTCGATGGAGCCATGTGCGTCGGGGATATCTTGGACATTCTAATTGAAAAGAATCATGTGCAACCTGAGCCATCCTGGGGATTGGTAGAGCACATCCCAGAACTCTATATGGAAAG ATGTCTAGAGGATCATGAAAATATGTTCGCTATTCTTGGTCTGTGGCGTCCTGAGGCTAAAAACAAAATACTGTTTGTCCCAAGAACCGAACGGTATGACCTCTTTCGTCGACCTGAAAGGTACCTCCTGGGTATCGGTCCTCGACAAAAGTCATCACAAGAGAAATGGGACCAAGACGCTCGTCAATCCCTCCTCCATGAAGTCTTCTTCCAAGACCAAGACCTCCCGCATTCCTCCAACAATGGGGATCCCAATGGAAGTGCCGAAATTGAAGGCCCACTATGGATCAAGTCTGAAGGGAAAAAGACTTGGAAAAAGTATTATTTCATCTTGAGGCAGTCAGGTCTATATCATGTTGCAAGGGGTAAGAAACCAATCCCTTGTCCTGAAAAGGATCTGATTCCTGTGGTTCCTTCCTTTGGGCCTTGCCAAGTGTACCAAGGCGTTGGATGGAAgaagaaattcaaatctcCGACAGACTTCACATTGGCCGTGAAGCCACCCCACATCCAAGTCAAAAGCCCTAAGCACATTCGATACATTTGTGCCGAGAGTGAGATTGTATTACAACAGTGGTACACCATGATAAGAATTctcaaaaataagaaacagaTGCTGGAAAACTATAACCtggctttggccaaaatgcaaattgggaCAGGGAAGGAAGAACTGCGTCAAGAGTTGTTGCTTCAAAAGGCTACTGGATTGGCCTCACATTTCCAAGACCCGGGAACCTATTCACAACAGCAAAACGATCCAATTAATCCTCGTAATGTGACAGGAGACTCGAGGCTCACTGCGAGTGGAAGTCACGGTGGATCCAATTCTGAG CAAAATTCCTTTTTGGCAGAGGATCAACTTTCTGACACTTGTTGTCACGCCCAAAGACAACTCGATGGCTCCTTGACTTCCACCAATGGAACCTCCTCTAGTGGAGGAAGCATGCCCTCCAGTAGCAATACGAGCATTAGTAGTGGTTGTGTGAGTGAGACCTCATCGGTCTCTGAGAATGGTTTCGACGCAGACTTCCATGATGGTGGCACGATCAAGCGAAAGCCCGGCAATGCACATGGATACATGTCAGCGGCAGCTAACTTCAGCATGGACgaagatgatgacgacgacgatccAGATGGCGAGGATCGAACCACACCCACGCCAGGCCTAAATCAAGGATCAGGCTTCATTGAGATGGGCGAAGCGATGCGAAGGCCAAATCTGAGCAATATGTCTAAGGAAGGTTCTCTACCACCCCCACCAAAATTAGAAGACCTGAGATCAATGCCAACGGCAAATATACCGTTGACCCCAACTCTGTCTAATCTACAACGATCTGGCAGTGACATGAGCCTAAATTCCTTGCCACCTCCACCCGAGGAGTTGAAATTTCCCCTTAGATATCCACTCGGTGCATCTGGTGTCATAAACAGTCATCACCTAATCTTACCGCAAGCATCTGTTCCTGGGAGCTCGGATCCTATCGCTGGAAACCTTTTTAAAGGGAGCCAGTTCAGTAACTTCAGTTTGCCTCCGTTCAACACCCCCACCTCCATAATACGTCCAATGAGCTCAACAACAGGGCCCTCATGCACTTCACAGACTGTCCCACATCAGTTCCCTTATCTCCAACCGCAGGCAGGATCTGCCGCAGTGTACGGTTCCCCGATCTCTCACCCTCCACATGCAGCGGCAGTAGCAGCCAAAGCTGAAGCGGCAGTACGATCTGTCACGAGTTCTTGCCAGCCCTTGGGATTACCCTTACCTCAAACCAATTTACATGCTCATCAAGTAAGGGATCACATGGCGACATCTGTTTCCACTTCCACTTACATGGTCCGAACGAGCGACCCCCCTTCGTCATCAACCTCACATTCAGCGATCCCAACTTCTGGCGCCTTCATGCTCCAGCAATCTCAAAGGAATTTTGGAGAGGCTACCAACCATTCCCTTCAAAGTCAAATAGGAGCGGCTAATGGAGTGGCTCCTCGTCTTCTGCCATCCACGTCTTTGTCAAGTCAAGGACTTGTGCCTACCTCAACCATTCAGTCACATTACGGTGGACCAGGTTTTGTTGGAGGCCAGCCGAACTCGATGGCATCAGGAGCAGGAGGAATGATGGTTCACCCAACTCATGCCTACTCGGCCCAACCGCAAGGCACTCGCTCGGATGGAAACGATGGAGAAGAAGCCACAAGGGATCAACTGTACCCTTGTGGCGTTTTCCGGGCCGTTCATCCCTCGAGGAATCCTCTGATGCTTGATCAAGAAATTTACCCAAGTCAGCCCCTTTGTCATCATGAGCAGCCAATCCCGGTGAATGCCAATTCCACGATGGGTTCTCAGCCCTCGCAGATGGATTTGTTAAAACGATTGCCCAATAGTGCTCCGCCCAAGCCATTCAACGGAGGTCCAGTCAACTCAACTCAACCTCAAGCCCTTCACGAAAACTTTATGGCATCCACAACCCAAAGACTTAATGAATGGAATCAAGCCTATTCCCAACAGGCTCATATGGCTAGTCAAAACCCTGCCAGCGTTAGTTATCGAAGAAAGCGCATTACCTTTGATGAGGTAGTGCTTCATATTAATCTCAATTCGAGTGAACCTCTCAAATCCGCTCCGAATTCGAGTGGTGCTCCAGATCCTAATCCTGAGCCGACCACCTCTTGGCTACATGTCTCAGGGGAACCATTTCCTACACCCTGCAGCAGCGTGAGAAATCCTCATCCAGGAAGATTATTTGAAGCCGAGAGTCAGCAGGCTAAGGATACTCCACCACGAGCTTTTTTGAATGACCTACAACGagtgatgaagaagaagtggtCGGTAGCCCAAAGGTTCCATCACACGACCCCACAGCCAAATTCAACGAAAGGCCCAGCTACTGTTCttaaaaacaaagaagaaataGAGGCCGAGCAAGAGCAAGCCGAGCGATTCGCTAACCATTACAATGAAAGAGATGTATCCAAATGGATCCTCCAGTCCTTGAAGCACTCGCACATTCAAGAAACGGACATGTCTCAAGACTTAATGGACTGTCATCTGTCAAGCAAGCCCCAATCTCAAGTTAGGCTGGTGGATGCAAATAACGCTTTGTGTCGAAGAGGCCCACTTGAAGGATCCCCATCACTGACCGCCGCTTGCCCATCATCGGTCCCTCCATCCAATGCATCCTTGGCACTTGCCCATCAACAGCGTCCAAAAATATATAACGGGCGGAGCGTTCCCAATTGCTTCCCACCGACCTCGATTGCGGCCCCCAGTCAGACCCCATTGCCGCCTTTTTCCAACTTGAGCACCCCCACCCCCAACCAGTACTACATGATCAATAATAACACCGTGCCAAATCTAGCGGTGGATGATAACAGCATGTACGGCACACAACACTTAATGCCATCTTCAACCACGCCCTCCATGGGACAATCCCCAGCATTGGCTCGCCCCAATGCACTAGTGTTAGGGAAAATGCCCCCAGCTCCCCCAAGGCGGAGCATGAAAACACACCTCACCAGTCCAAGATGA